In Fragaria vesca subsp. vesca linkage group LG5, FraVesHawaii_1.0, whole genome shotgun sequence, the genomic stretch TCTTCATCAAGAAAGAGTCAGTGTTCTTCATCAGAACAAACCCGCAAGAACTATGCCGAGGTTCTTGCTGGTCCTCCTCCTCAAGCTCATAGCTGTATGGGTGCAAGTCTTTCTCACACGGTGATGGAGTCTTTGTTTAACAGCCCCAAGAGAAGTGATGAAGAACCAAGAACCATGGATTCTTGCAAGAAGCGTGTCGTCCATGATCATTCTTTAGGACCTGAGCTTGATGTTGCAAAGGGATCGGAATATGATGCGTATAGAAGAGAAGCGAAGCAGCACTGGGATTCAGTGAAGTCTTGCCATGAGAAAGCTGCGACCGCATATTCGAACGGATCGAAGGCATATGCAAGTTACTTGTCCGAGCACGCCAAGGCAAAGGTGAAAATGGCACGAGAAGCGGATGAGAAGGCAAGCCAGGAGATCTTTAAAGCTAAGAACAGGGACAAGGGCATAAAAGGTGATGTGTTGACAATCGATTTGCATGGGCAGCATGTTAACGAAGCCATGAAGCTGTTGAAGGTGCACATACAGTACGGTACCGACAGCCAGTCGCTTCGGTTCCTCAGGGTTATAACAGGACATGGTGCAGGGAAGTCTATTGTTAAACAATCTGTTATCAAGTTTTTCCAGAGAGAAGGTATTAAATACAGTGAAGAGAATCCAGGAGCGGTAATGATCAAGCTAGCTTCACAAAGAGACTGCTTCAGATATATGGACAGGGATGTACGGAGTACTATATGTTCAGTCAGTTGAATGTAAGGAAAATCAGTATGATATTAGGGTTGTGAAATCAGCTTTTGCTGGATTTTCTTTCACATCCTATGTAAATTAGAATCACTTCTAGAAAACAGTCCTCGTATAAGTATACACAGCCAAGATTTGGAAATTAGGTTAAGATCTGGCTGACCTTTCATCTCTATTTTCAAACAGCTTAAGTAGTGTTATAACCAATCCAATATCTTCGATCCAAACAATATATATATCACAACAATCAAATTGAAAATACAAACAACAATAAGACACAATTGAAATTCACTAACTTGATTAGATAGAGGCCTACGATGCAGTGACCTAAGACAGAAATTCGCCCCCACTTGTGCTGCAATTTCAGACGTCTATCTTGAGGATACAACTATCTGGTACAAGAACTTGTCCCTAGCGAATTCACATTATACTTTTCTGAAATAAGAATAGGGGAGGAAGAAGAAAAACGATGTATCTGATTGGGAATTTCCATAAGAGAAATTGAAGTGAAATTTTGAGATCTCACACACTTAGACACACTAGTTCTTTCTCACAACTAGTTCATACTGCAACTGATTCTTACACACAATCAGTCTCTATGCAGACTAAGACTTAAACACTCTTAGTTCTTCTCTCAGACTCTATACCACAGTTGGAGACAACATTGACAGATAGTCTAGTTCTTGAACACAACTAGCTCCTTAATTTCTCCCAGACTCAGCTCCTCAGAGAGCTTTCAGTTTCCAATCTCAAATGCAACCTGTATGCAAGTAAGAAGACAGAAACTCAGTCTATATCAGATACACACAAGGAGTTTGTATGATGAGCATGAATACAATATCAACTCAAAGACAATGCTAACACAATCTTTTCTCAAGAACATAAGCTTGGCTTGCATAGATCACAGCAGAAGCAATTTATAGTGTTTGACACTCCCCCTCAACTAATGCATTTCAATGAGAAGATCAATTTTTCGTTTCTGGAAAAATGCAATCAGTCCACCATCATTTTGCACTTTCCAAAACTCATAAATCAGTTTCATGCTATAACACAACAATCAAATATTCCACAAATCAATCTATTAATTTCCAGAGAACAATGATTATGCTCATGCATATGAATGATCAGATATATTTAAATATCCCAAGATTTATGCAAATAAATATTCTAGTGCACCTGATTTGAAAATCAGATATCCTATAATGACTTAAGATTCTGCATATAAACATCTTAGAGTGCGGCTATTAGGACCTCTAAATTTGCTCAATATACCTCTCGTTCTCTCTACACTTCTTTTTTACTTTTCAATATAAGCATTTTCTCACTAGACCTCATTTCAAATTCCTAACATAACCTTAGTTATTTATTGACATATATTTCACTTAATTACTTACTTTACCTCTCATTCTTTGTTTTTGAACATCCATTATCCCTACCTTCATTTTTTGGTTATTTTTTTCATGCAAGAAAATGTTTTATCATAAACTATTCTATATATCTTTTTAACTTTTGTTTTTCTCTTTTATACGTGTTATTTTTTTCTTTTTTTATTTTGAATAATTTGATCTCTATTTTTATACCTCATAATAAATTATTTTAATAGATATATATTTTCTATAATCAATAGATATATATATATATTTTTTTTTTTTTGCAAAAATATTTATGCACCTTGCAAGTATATGCGTTCAACATGTATGATAATACAAAATTTTATGTCACATGATTGATATTTGATCATTGTTTTAGCTCTTATGAACTATATAAATAAATATATATATATATTTTGAATCAAGACGAAATTTTATTGCACCAAGAACTACATGCATATTACATAGAGGAGTTAGAACTCCTTCAAGTTCCATAGGAACAGGACCAAACCAAAGAAGGGAGAGATCTATATTTAGAGCCAATTTAGCCAATTTGTCGGCAACTAAATTGGACTCTCTAAATACATGAGCAAAAAAAGAGCAAGGCATAGTAAACAAATCAGTTTTGATATCAGCAATCACATGACCAAATGCAGACTCATCCTCCACATATCATGAACAAGCCTTAACCACTTTGTAGCAATCAGACTCAAACACTAAAGGGGAGAGGTGAAACTCTGCAGCAAACTCTGAAGCTGCTCTCCCGGCAAAGGCCTCAACCATCTCTAGAGTATACACATTAGAAACCTTTAAACAAATTCCTCCCACCACACTTGTAGTAGAATCCCGAAACACAACACCAATACCTCCCTGGTTAGTACCCATCTGAAAAGCTCCATCCGAATTGGCCTTCAACCAGCCAACTGGTGGGGGAACCTAAGGTTTCAG encodes the following:
- the LOC101301787 gene encoding uncharacterized protein LOC101301787 → MSSMNQRFGNGYVAATATKKAAEQFLLSMFGDEPEISLGVVQKVLGRCGYEVEKALDALLEVSSSSRKSQCSSSEQTRKNYAEVLAGPPPQAHSCMGASLSHTVMESLFNSPKRSDEEPRTMDSCKKRVVHDHSLGPELDVAKGSEYDAYRREAKQHWDSVKSCHEKAATAYSNGSKAYASYLSEHAKAKVKMAREADEKASQEIFKAKNRDKGIKGDVLTIDLHGQHVNEAMKLLKVHIQYGTDSQSLRFLRVITGHGAGKSIVKQSVIKFFQREGIKYSEENPGAVMIKLASQRDCFRYMDRDVRSTICSVS